Part of the Limihaloglobus sulfuriphilus genome is shown below.
CTCCGCGGCAGAGGCGGCGGCGGTTTTGCTGCCGGAACAAAGTGGTCTCTTGTGAAAGCCGCTGAGGGCAAAGAGAAATACATCATCTGCAACGGAGATGAAGGTGACCCCGGGGCGTTTATGGACAGGATGCTTATGGAGTCGTATCCGTACCGCATTATAGAAGGGCTTGTCATCGCAGCGTTTGCCGTCGGGGCGAGTAAGGGCTTTTTCTACATACGCTCCGAGTACCCGCTGGCAACCGACCGTATGCGAAAGGCGCTGGCAATGTGCCGTCAGAGAGAACTGATCGGCGAGAATATCCTCGGCACGGGCTTTAATCTCGAGCTTGATATATTCCCGGGCGCAGGGGCTTTTGTCTGCGGCGAAGAAACCGCCCTGATAGCCAGCATAGAAGGTCAGCGAGGGCTTCCGCGGCTGCGGCCGCCTTATCCGGCTTCCAGCGGTCTGTGGGGAAAACCAACACTAATAAACAACGTTGAAACCTACGCAAATGTGGCGTGGATCATATCCCGGGGCCCGGGAGAATTTTCAAAGCTGGGCACGGCTAAGAGCAGCGGAACCAAGGTATTCTCGCTTGCCGGCAAGATTCGCCGCGGCGGTCTGATTGAGGTTCCTATGGGTATCACTATACGCCGGATTGTTGAAGACATCGGCGGAGGCATAGCCGATGGCAAGAGTTTCAAGGCCGTCCAGATCGGAGGGCCCTCCGGCGGCTGCATACCGGCTGATATGGCGGATACTCCCGTGGATTTTGAATCGCTCACACACGCCGGCGCGATTATGGGTTCGGGCGGGCTGGTGGTCATGGACGAAACAGACTGCATGGTTGATATAGCGAGGTATTTTCTTGAATTCACGCAGAACCAGTCATGCGGCAAGTGTACTTTCTGCAGAGTGGGTACCCGCAGGATGCTGGATATTCTCGATGACTTGTGCTGCGGCAGGGGAAAGCCAGGCGACATAGAACGGCTCGAGGAGCTTGCCGTAAAAATCAAACAAACCAGCATCTGCGCCCTGGGCGGAACCGCGCCGAATCCCGTGCTCTCCACGATTGCCCATTTTCGCGATGAATACGAGGCGCACATAAACGGCAAATGCCCGACCGGAAAATGCAAAGAACTCATTAAATATGTAGTTACGGACGAGTGTATCGGCTGCACAATCTGCGCCCAGCACTGCCCGGTTGACGCCATAGAAATGCGCCCGTATCAGAAGCACGAAATCAATGACGAGGAATGCACCCGCTGTGACATCTGCCGCAAAGCATGTCCCCAGGATGCAATAAGGATAGAATGATATGCCCGAATTGACGATAGACAAACAGAAGGTAAGCATTGACGCCGGCAGTACGATACTCCAGGCCGCGGCGAAGCTCGGCATAGAGATACCTGTTATGTGCCACATGGACGGCTGCGAGATGAGCGGCGGGTGCATGGTCTGTGTTGTCAAAGAGCTTGGAAAAAACAGGCTTGTTCCGGCGTGCAGTGCGCAGGCACAGGACGGAATGGAGATTGACACATGCTGCGGCGAGGTACTCGATGCACGGCGGTCGGCTCTGGAGCTGCTGCTCAGCGATCATCTCGGCGATTGCCTGGGGCCGTGTCAGACGGCGTGCCCGGCGGGAATGGATATTCCGCTGATGCTGCGGCAGATACATACTGGAGAGATGCGAAAAGCCATAGCCACCGTAAAGGCTCATATACCCCTGCCCGGCGTATTAGGCTGGATATGCCCCGCGCCGTGCGAGAAGATATGCCGAATGAGCAGCTTTAATTCTCCGGTCGAAATATGCCGGCTAAAACGCTACGCGGCGGAAGCCGACATAGAAAGCCGCGATATGTATCTGCCTCAAAGGGCCGCCTCGAGAAATAAATCCGTCGCTATTGTCGGTGCCGGCCCTGCGGGGCTTACCGCCGCGTATTATCTGCTGGCTCTGGGCTATGACTGCATTGTATATGACAAGCATTCCACTCCCGGGGGAAATCTGGTTTACAGCGATTGCGTCTCGCAGTTTCCGCGGGAACTGCTCGAAAAGGAGGTATCCGTCATTGAAAGGCTTGGGATGCGATTCAAAGGCGATACCGAAATCGGCAAAACAGTTTCAATAGATGATTTGAAAAGCGGCAATGATGCGGTTCTTGTCGCTGCCGGCGATATGGCTGCCGGCAATGCCGGCGTGTTCGGGCTTGAAACATCTAAAACCGGCATAAAGACAGATGAATTCATGCGGACAGGTGTTGATGGCGTATTTGCTGCCGGCGGGGCGGTTCGCAAGAGACGTATGGCGGTAAGTTCTGTTGCTGACGGACATAAAGCCGCGTTACAGATTGACAGCTATCTGTCCTCGGGTAAGCCGGCTGATATTTCAAAACCGTTTAACAGCCGTATGCCAAAACTCAGCGAAGCGGACAAGGCGGCTTATATTGAAACCGGCATGGTGGGGATGTCTTCTGTTGAGCCTGGGAAAGACAGCTTAAACGCAGAGCAGGCCGTTTTGGAGTCAGGCAGGTGTCTGCACTGCGACTGCCGCGAAAAAGATAGTTGCGTGCTGAAGTCGCTCAGTGAAATCTATGGAGCAGAGCCGCGAAAATATAAATCACCGCAGCGGCCGTTTGCACAGGTTAAGGTCGGCTCGGATGTTGTGTACGAGCCGGGGAAATGCATCAAGTGCGGCCGGTGTGTTGAGACCGCCCGAATCGAACACGAAAAGCTCGGCCTGGCGATGACAGGAAGAGGCTTTGAGACAATTCCTGCGGCTTCGCTTGGTTCTTCCTTTAACGAAGCACTCAAAGGCTCTGCGAAAAAATGCGCGAAAGCGTGTCCTACGGGAGCGTTGTCGATAATTGATGACTAAATTTGAAGCTAAGGCTGCGATTTGCGGTTTTTCAGCAAGGCGCAACTGGTACGTTTCGAGCGAAATTGGTGATTATCCTATACTCGTACTCAAAGTCGATTCTGGATGCCGTACAACAATGTGTATGCCGGCAAAATAAGAGCCTCTCCCGCTTATCACAGGAGAGGCTTGTATTCAAATTTGATTAGTAGCGATTGCCGCCGCCACCGCCGCCGCGACGATCACCGCCGCCGCCACCGCGACGAAATCCGCCGCCGCCACCGCCGCCGCTACGACGGAATCCACCGCCGCCGCCGCGATTTTCAGTTTTTGGGCGAGCCTGGCTTACCTTGATGCTTCTGCCGTCATGATCGGTCTCGTTGAGTTCGTCAATTGCTTTTTGACCCTCTTCATCAGAGCTCATCTCTACAAAACCGAAGCCTTTTGCGCGGCCGGTTTCGCGGTCTGTGATTACACGTGCTGATGTGACTTCTCCGAATTCTTCGAAAAGTCCCTTGAGGTCATCGTCACCGATGCTGTACGGAAGGTTGCCTACATAAATGTTCATTATGGTTTCCTTGTAAATAATATAAAACAGCGGGCTTACGTGCCCCGCTTCTAAGTTCAAACACCTATAAAATTGTCTAATGATAGCACCTGGATGCCGAAAAGCCGGAAACCAAAATTGTTATCTAAGGCCAATATTTATATACATGATTTAAATATTTTGTGTAATTTTACACTTTTCATGTCTTGATGCAAGAAAATTCTAAAATTTTTATAAATCTTTGTGTGCGGCATATTTTGCAGGGGCAAAAGGCGGTACATGAGACAGGTATCAGCAATGGCAATTAGACAGGATTAACATGATTTTATTTGATTTTTTAATCCTGTTTGTCCTGTCAAAAGATGTTAGTTGTAAAATTATGCTTTACAGATAATTATCTAATTATTACCATATATGCTATGAATGTTAGAGAACACATACTCTATTGGAAAAAGCAATCAAGGCTCACGTTACAAGAAAAACTCAACAGGTGCCTCCAAGAATCCACAATCTGATAAGACTGGCGGGAACCGCTGAAATTATTCTTGATGAAAAGCAAATTGATTTTCTAAGAGAATTTGGAGTTTATCAATTAGAGGGACGGTATCCTGATTCTGAGCAAATAGTTTTGAATGAATCATTTGCAGAATCGGAATTAAACAAAGTTAAGGAAATGTCCGAATGGTTGATCAGTCAATTGTGAATTCTATTAAAAATTATATGCTGCAACTTGGAGTATTGGGCATACATCCGGAAAAAGTTATACTTTTCGGCTCTTTTGCAACGGGTAAAGCTAATGAATTAAGCGATATTGATCTTATAGTAATTGCACCGGAATTTGATGGTAACCGTCAAATACAACTGATCAAAAAACTATGGAAAGCAACTTCTGCTGATAATCGTATAGAACCAATACCCTGCGGAAAAGATGAATGGGAAAACAACCATTCAAGACCGATACTCGAAATAGCAAGAAATGAAGGGATAGTTTTTGCAGCGTGATTTAAGGCGGCAGGTATCAGGTTAGCTGCGGTACACCTTGCCGATGCCGATTTGTGAGAGTATCTCGTCTTCTGCGTTGTGCATTTTTTCGAAATCGATCTGGGTCTGGTCATCGAAGCCGAGGTTATGGAGCAGGCCGTGCAGTACGTAGAGACAGAGTTCCGCATCGAAGCTGTGCCCGCGTTTTTCGGCTTCTCTCTGTGCCATCTGTGCGTTTACAATCACCTGGAAGCTGGCGAAATCCTCGAAGTCATCTGTCAGGTCAAAGCTCATCACGTCCGTCGGTGAGTCGTCGTCCATGTACTCACCATGCACGCG
Proteins encoded:
- a CDS encoding nucleotidyltransferase domain-containing protein, producing MVDQSIVNSIKNYMLQLGVLGIHPEKVILFGSFATGKANELSDIDLIVIAPEFDGNRQIQLIKKLWKATSADNRIEPIPCGKDEWENNHSRPILEIARNEGIVFAA
- a CDS encoding 2Fe-2S iron-sulfur cluster-binding protein, with amino-acid sequence MPELTIDKQKVSIDAGSTILQAAAKLGIEIPVMCHMDGCEMSGGCMVCVVKELGKNRLVPACSAQAQDGMEIDTCCGEVLDARRSALELLLSDHLGDCLGPCQTACPAGMDIPLMLRQIHTGEMRKAIATVKAHIPLPGVLGWICPAPCEKICRMSSFNSPVEICRLKRYAAEADIESRDMYLPQRAASRNKSVAIVGAGPAGLTAAYYLLALGYDCIVYDKHSTPGGNLVYSDCVSQFPRELLEKEVSVIERLGMRFKGDTEIGKTVSIDDLKSGNDAVLVAAGDMAAGNAGVFGLETSKTGIKTDEFMRTGVDGVFAAGGAVRKRRMAVSSVADGHKAALQIDSYLSSGKPADISKPFNSRMPKLSEADKAAYIETGMVGMSSVEPGKDSLNAEQAVLESGRCLHCDCREKDSCVLKSLSEIYGAEPRKYKSPQRPFAQVKVGSDVVYEPGKCIKCGRCVETARIEHEKLGLAMTGRGFETIPAASLGSSFNEALKGSAKKCAKACPTGALSIIDD
- a CDS encoding RNA recognition motif domain-containing protein; translation: MNIYVGNLPYSIGDDDLKGLFEEFGEVTSARVITDRETGRAKGFGFVEMSSDEEGQKAIDELNETDHDGRSIKVSQARPKTENRGGGGGFRRSGGGGGGGFRRGGGGGDRRGGGGGGNRY
- a CDS encoding NAD(P)H-dependent oxidoreductase subunit E — its product is MADIDLKYIDKLISETGTHKSKVLQIAQAIQEYYGYLPKEALEKVCELTDITPSQITGVTTFYDIFRHTPAGRHTIKVCIGTACHVKGAGQVYDAFKRHLKIDQNSDTDADGLFTVEKVACLGCCTLAPAVQIDDVTYGHLTAETIEPVIKDFLAQSRKSRKKHKDEPLDPGSIAGEIRIGLGSCCVARGSGKLEAAISDCLEDTGIKAKVKHVGCVGMCYQTPLMEIVMPGGESFMYNRVMPEDARDIILRHFKPTRIVSRLSRAFSNLLDKAVLPDSTAGIEQYPMNMREKQVSDFLGAQKNIVTQHCGFLDPLDIDEYIRLGGFDALKKCLTGLNPEGIIDQITGSGLRGRGGGGFAAGTKWSLVKAAEGKEKYIICNGDEGDPGAFMDRMLMESYPYRIIEGLVIAAFAVGASKGFFYIRSEYPLATDRMRKALAMCRQRELIGENILGTGFNLELDIFPGAGAFVCGEETALIASIEGQRGLPRLRPPYPASSGLWGKPTLINNVETYANVAWIISRGPGEFSKLGTAKSSGTKVFSLAGKIRRGGLIEVPMGITIRRIVEDIGGGIADGKSFKAVQIGGPSGGCIPADMADTPVDFESLTHAGAIMGSGGLVVMDETDCMVDIARYFLEFTQNQSCGKCTFCRVGTRRMLDILDDLCCGRGKPGDIERLEELAVKIKQTSICALGGTAPNPVLSTIAHFRDEYEAHINGKCPTGKCKELIKYVVTDECIGCTICAQHCPVDAIEMRPYQKHEINDEECTRCDICRKACPQDAIRIE
- the ybeY gene encoding rRNA maturation RNase YbeY; the encoded protein is MILTFDIDNSVEGITVPQDKIRRAAQAACEKYAKGPVDLNIAIVDDAAISRVHGEYMDDDSPTDVMSFDLTDDFEDFASFQVIVNAQMAQREAEKRGHSFDAELCLYVLHGLLHNLGFDDQTQIDFEKMHNAEDEILSQIGIGKVYRS
- a CDS encoding HEPN domain-containing protein, producing MEKAIKAHVTRKTQQVPPRIHNLIRLAGTAEIILDEKQIDFLREFGVYQLEGRYPDSEQIVLNESFAESELNKVKEMSEWLISQL